A DNA window from Microcystis aeruginosa NIES-843 contains the following coding sequences:
- a CDS encoding ISL3-like element ISMae36 family transposase, giving the protein MILDKFLNLKGTCIQGYLHLENIGIVCRIESKNQKATCPRCGLESDKLHQNHRHLVKDLPISGQPVYLQINRRQFKCDNCQRPFSEELDFVAKKRTYTKRLAANILEQLKEGDILNVSRINDVTEEEIQRMIEDIAEEITEPDLSELKRLGIDEIALVKGQKNYCAVLVNLDTGKLIAILEKRTQEELRETLTGWGKEVLEQIEEVSIDLWLPYKNLVKELMPSAEVVADRFHVMKQINQELDEQRRAEKRAVEAQKNKKQKAEKEAKLEVLKRSKYSLLKNEEDLTEPQKIKLEAIKEKFPNLKKMQELKEEFRKIYETSENPTEGMLSISEWLAKSSSVFTKSCQTIRNWFGEIISYFERRTTNGVVEGINNKLKLIKRRGYGFRNFRNFWVRSMLSWHLVC; this is encoded by the coding sequence ATGATACTTGACAAATTTTTGAACCTAAAAGGAACCTGTATTCAAGGCTATCTACACCTAGAAAATATCGGTATAGTTTGCCGAATCGAATCGAAAAATCAAAAAGCAACCTGTCCTCGTTGTGGGTTAGAGAGCGATAAACTCCACCAAAATCATCGACATTTAGTCAAAGATTTACCAATCTCAGGTCAACCAGTATACCTACAAATTAATCGTCGTCAATTTAAGTGCGATAATTGTCAGAGACCCTTTAGCGAAGAGTTAGATTTTGTCGCCAAGAAACGAACCTATACGAAAAGACTAGCCGCAAATATACTCGAACAATTAAAAGAAGGAGATATTTTAAATGTTAGTCGAATAAATGACGTAACGGAAGAAGAGATTCAAAGAATGATAGAGGACATCGCCGAAGAAATTACAGAGCCAGACCTATCGGAATTAAAAAGACTAGGAATTGATGAAATCGCTCTAGTCAAAGGACAAAAAAATTACTGTGCGGTTTTAGTAAATTTAGATACGGGAAAACTAATAGCTATTCTAGAGAAGCGAACACAAGAAGAGTTGAGAGAAACGCTTACGGGCTGGGGAAAAGAGGTGTTAGAGCAAATTGAAGAAGTGAGCATAGACCTTTGGTTGCCTTATAAAAATTTGGTGAAAGAATTGATGCCATCGGCCGAAGTAGTCGCCGATAGATTCCATGTAATGAAACAAATTAATCAAGAGTTAGACGAACAGAGAAGAGCAGAAAAAAGAGCCGTAGAAGCGCAGAAAAATAAAAAACAGAAAGCGGAAAAAGAAGCGAAGCTAGAAGTTTTAAAGCGAAGTAAATATAGCCTGTTAAAAAATGAAGAAGATTTAACGGAACCCCAAAAAATTAAACTAGAAGCTATCAAAGAAAAATTCCCAAATTTGAAAAAGATGCAGGAATTAAAGGAAGAATTTAGAAAGATTTATGAAACCTCAGAGAATCCGACAGAGGGAATGCTATCCATCTCGGAATGGTTGGCAAAATCCTCCAGTGTTTTTACCAAGAGTTGTCAAACAATCCGAAACTGGTTTGGAGAAATAATTAGTTATTTCGAGCGAAGGACAACGAATGGGGTGGTCGAGGGAATCAACAATAAACTTAAACTAAT
- a CDS encoding CHAT domain-containing protein, producing the protein MHNNSRRAEVLKIIDHLRLAELQNYLGNDCFLRIDAPVSQPISAFPQTAIINYLMFQEKTAIIITLPDESIKIHWINQNKANIIENIAQFRQNLLDGFLTLGDYDTSLSETLYSQIIRPFETDLQEYDIKNLVFIQDSPFRPIPMAALHDGKQFLIEKYAVSTTPSLSLTFLQKRTLSDNKTLILGVTEESQIDGQIFPSLDNIPLEIATISQQFPNHQLLVNQQFNPQTLTQTLDNADYSIIHIATHAQFGTIPDDTFLVAGNNDKIALKSLENTLRLLESGSNSVELLTLTACETAEGDERSALGLAGVAIQAGVQSAIASLWPVSDQSTLQLILAFYDNLINSGVNKAEALREAQIQLIQAQSNPDINNQYSHPVYWSSFILIGNWL; encoded by the coding sequence TTGCATAACAATTCCCGAAGAGCCGAAGTCCTCAAGATTATTGATCATCTAAGACTCGCAGAATTGCAAAATTATCTGGGAAATGACTGTTTTTTGCGGATTGATGCCCCTGTTTCTCAGCCTATATCTGCTTTTCCTCAGACGGCAATTATTAATTATTTAATGTTTCAAGAGAAAACAGCAATCATTATAACTTTACCCGATGAAAGTATAAAAATTCACTGGATTAATCAGAATAAAGCCAATATTATCGAAAATATTGCTCAATTTCGTCAAAATCTCTTAGATGGGTTTTTAACTCTAGGTGATTATGACACAAGCTTATCTGAAACCCTCTATAGTCAGATAATTCGTCCTTTTGAGACTGATTTACAGGAATACGACATAAAAAACTTAGTTTTTATCCAAGATAGTCCTTTTCGCCCCATCCCTATGGCTGCTTTACATGATGGTAAACAATTTCTGATCGAAAAATATGCTGTCTCTACTACCCCTAGTTTATCCTTAACCTTTCTGCAAAAAAGAACCTTATCTGACAATAAAACGTTAATTTTAGGAGTCACCGAAGAAAGTCAAATTGATGGTCAAATTTTTCCTTCTTTAGATAATATTCCCCTTGAAATTGCCACCATTTCCCAACAATTTCCTAATCATCAACTGCTAGTTAATCAACAATTTAACCCCCAAACCCTCACCCAAACATTAGATAATGCTGACTACTCCATTATTCATATTGCCACCCATGCTCAATTTGGGACAATTCCAGATGACACCTTTCTGGTGGCGGGAAATAATGATAAAATAGCCCTTAAAAGTCTTGAAAATACCTTAAGACTGCTTGAATCAGGCTCTAACTCTGTTGAACTTCTCACCTTAACCGCCTGTGAAACCGCAGAAGGAGACGAACGATCTGCGCTAGGATTAGCAGGAGTAGCAATACAAGCAGGGGTTCAAAGTGCGATTGCGTCTTTATGGCCAGTTTCTGATCAATCTACGTTACAATTAATATTGGCTTTTTATGACAATTTAATTAATTCAGGGGTTAATAAAGCAGAAGCCTTAAGAGAGGCTCAAATCCAATTAATTCAAGCTCAAAGTAATCCAGATATTAATAATCAGTATAGTCATCCCGTTTATTGGTCTTCTTTTATCTTAATTGGAAATTGGTTATAA